The following are encoded in a window of Kitasatospora sp. NBC_01250 genomic DNA:
- a CDS encoding AMP-dependent synthetase/ligase, translated as MRELSTPPLAPPAPGGLADSVYQNAELVPALVQFSRRSGATARWTPVTTATFRDEVLGLAKGLLARGIRFGDRVAVMSRTRYEWTLFDYALWSIGAIPVPVYPTAAAEQVRWILAETDAVACVVEDEDHAMTIGAVCDALPRLSGIWQLDQGCVRTLTADGTGVPESLVHRQRAAVTADSIATVIYTSGTTGHPKGCLLTHGNFSAEADNVLAGWDPVFSDGSDEQAATLLILPLAHVYGRMVQVAAVRGRMRLGHLAELGARPLLEALASFRPTFLQAVPYVFEKLYASARLAAETAGRGENFAQAAETAIRWAEATERRGLGHGPGPGASLRMRHLAYDRLVYQKLRAALGGRVRNMICGGSTLGRDLGLFFAGAGMTIYEGYGLTETTAAIIANPVGRPKFGTVGRPIPGAAVAIAADGEIWVRGPGVFGGYLNHPRCTAEALHEGWLATGDLGSLDEDGYLSITGRKKELIVTSSGKNLAPAALEERVRAHPLVAQCLVVGDNRPYVTALITLDARAFEHWQLSRRRAPVDGWTALADEELHAEIQRAVAAANTAFSRAESIRAFRLLPGEFTVEQGLLTPSLKLRRQAIAQRFAADIEALYHG; from the coding sequence CTGCGCGAGCTGAGCACCCCACCACTGGCGCCACCCGCGCCCGGTGGGCTGGCCGACTCGGTCTACCAGAACGCCGAACTCGTCCCCGCGCTGGTCCAGTTCTCCCGCCGCTCGGGCGCGACCGCCCGCTGGACCCCGGTCACCACCGCCACCTTCCGGGACGAAGTACTGGGCCTGGCCAAGGGCCTGCTCGCCCGCGGCATCCGGTTCGGCGACCGGGTCGCGGTGATGTCCCGGACCCGCTACGAGTGGACCCTGTTCGACTACGCGCTCTGGTCGATCGGCGCGATCCCGGTCCCGGTCTACCCGACGGCCGCCGCCGAGCAGGTGCGCTGGATCCTGGCCGAGACCGACGCGGTGGCCTGCGTGGTGGAGGACGAGGACCACGCGATGACGATCGGCGCGGTCTGCGACGCCCTGCCCAGGCTGTCCGGGATCTGGCAGCTGGACCAGGGCTGCGTGCGCACCCTCACCGCCGACGGCACCGGCGTGCCGGAGTCCCTGGTGCACCGTCAACGGGCCGCCGTCACCGCCGACTCCATCGCCACCGTGATCTACACCTCCGGCACCACCGGCCACCCCAAGGGCTGCCTGCTCACCCACGGCAACTTCAGCGCCGAGGCGGACAACGTGCTGGCGGGCTGGGACCCGGTCTTCAGCGACGGGTCGGATGAGCAGGCCGCCACCCTGCTCATCCTGCCGCTGGCCCACGTCTACGGACGGATGGTGCAGGTGGCGGCCGTGCGCGGCAGGATGCGCCTGGGCCATCTGGCCGAGCTCGGCGCCCGGCCGCTGCTGGAGGCGCTCGCCTCGTTCCGGCCCACCTTCCTGCAGGCCGTCCCCTACGTCTTCGAGAAGCTGTACGCCTCGGCGCGGCTGGCGGCCGAGACGGCCGGGCGCGGCGAGAACTTCGCCCAGGCCGCCGAGACGGCGATCCGCTGGGCGGAGGCGACCGAGCGGCGCGGCCTCGGGCACGGCCCGGGGCCCGGTGCCTCGCTGCGGATGCGGCACCTGGCCTACGACCGGCTGGTCTACCAGAAGCTGCGGGCGGCGCTGGGCGGGCGGGTGCGCAACATGATCTGCGGCGGCTCCACGCTCGGCCGCGACCTGGGCCTCTTCTTCGCCGGCGCCGGCATGACCATCTACGAGGGCTACGGGCTGACCGAGACCACCGCGGCGATCATCGCCAACCCGGTCGGGCGCCCCAAGTTCGGCACCGTGGGCCGGCCGATCCCCGGCGCCGCGGTGGCGATCGCGGCGGACGGCGAGATCTGGGTGCGCGGTCCCGGGGTGTTCGGCGGCTACCTCAACCACCCGCGCTGCACCGCCGAGGCGCTGCACGAGGGCTGGCTGGCCACCGGCGACCTGGGCTCGCTGGACGAGGACGGGTACCTGAGCATCACCGGGCGCAAGAAGGAGCTGATCGTCACCAGCAGCGGCAAGAACCTGGCGCCCGCCGCCCTGGAGGAGCGGGTGCGGGCGCATCCGCTGGTCGCGCAGTGCCTGGTGGTGGGCGACAACCGCCCGTACGTGACGGCGCTGATCACGCTGGACGCCAGGGCCTTCGAGCACTGGCAGCTGTCGCGCCGCCGGGCCCCGGTGGACGGCTGGACGGCGCTGGCGGACGAGGAGCTGCACGCGGAGATCCAGCGCGCGGTGGCGGCCGCCAACACCGCGTTCTCCCGGGCCGAGTCGATCCGGGCCTTCCGCCTGCTGCCGGGCGAGTTCACCGTCGAGCAGGGGCTGCTGACCCCGTCGCTCAAACTGCGCCGCCAGGCCATCGCCCAGCGCTTCGCGGCGGACATCGAGGCGCTCTACCACGGGTGA